The Thamnophis elegans isolate rThaEle1 chromosome Z, rThaEle1.pri, whole genome shotgun sequence genome contains a region encoding:
- the CD2BP2 gene encoding CD2 antigen cytoplasmic tail-binding protein 2 — protein MSKRKVTFEDQGDDDEEEMIPPKKKLVEPAIGGPGSRFKGKHSLDSDEEDEEEDEGQGSKYDILASDDVEGQESATIDYEDGIRITPFNLQEEMEEGHFDSEGNYFLKKEAMIRDNWLDNIDWVKIKEQPPGQKKLLVSADNDEEDEDDEDLEVGRTPLEKKELLERMVDLMLPGETVARAIQRFGDKGGQRSSGRQRKPWTRLKVDEADPAEEDDPQKPGSPERKEQLEQLSGLADQMVARGVYEIYQETREKLAVRLRALQHPPAAPSSGEPELDMFAEEIDEAKLGEKTSAGSQARGETDDTLSEVMWEYKWENTNTSELYGPFSSSQMQDWVSQGYFPDGVYCRKADNSEGQFYNSRRIDFDLYT, from the exons CAAAACGGAAAGTCACATTTGAAGACCAAGGCGATGATGATGAAGAGGAGATGATTCCCCCAAAGAAGAAG CTGGTGGAACCTGCTATTGGAGGGCCAGGCAGCCGCTTTAAGGGGAAGCATTCATTGGACAGCgatgaggaagatgaggaggaggatgaaggacAGGGTAGTAAATATGATATCCTTGCATCAGATGATGTGGAAG GGCAGGAATCTGCCACTATTGACTATGAAGATGGTATCCGGATCACCCCTTTCAATTTGCAAGAGGAGATGGAGGAAGGTCATTTTGATTCAGAAGGCAACTATTTCTTGAAAAAAGAGGCAATGATTCGGGACAATTGGTTGGACAACATAGATTGG GTCAAGATAAAGGAACAGCCTCCCGGTCAGAAGAAACTACTTGTTTCTGCAGATAACGAcgaagaagatgaagatgatgaagatCTTGAGGTGGGCCGAACACCTCTGGAGAAGAAGGAACTCCTGGAAAGGATGGTAGACCTAATGTTACCTGGTGAGACAGTAGCTAGAGCCATTCAAAGGTTTGGAGACAAGGGTGGCCAGAGAAGTAGTGGACGTCAGCGGAAGCCCTGGACCCGCCTCAAAGTAGATGAAGCTGATCCAGCTGAGGAAGATGATCCCCAGAAGCCAGGGTCACCTGAGCGGAAAGAGCAGCTGGAACAGCTGTCAGGGCTGGCTGACCAAATGGTGGCGCGAGGCGTCTATGAGATCTATCAGGAAACCCGGGAGAAGCTGGCCGTGAGACTCCGGGCATTGCAGCACCCTCCTGCGGCACCTTCCTCTGGTGAACCAGAACTCGACATGTTCGCTGAGGAAATCGACGAAGCCAAACTAGGAGAGAAGACATCAGCAG GAAGTCAGGCACGTGGGGAGACTGACGACACACTCTCTGAGGTGATGTGGGAATATAAGTGGGAAAACACAAACACGTCTGAACTTTACGGACCTTTCAGCAGCTCTCAGATGCAG GACTGGGTATCCCAAGGCTATTTCCCTGATGGGGTTTACTGCCGGAAGGCGGATAATTCCGAGGGCCAGTTCTACAATTCCAGGCGGATTGATTTTGATCTCTACACATGA